A DNA window from Flavisolibacter ginsenosidimutans contains the following coding sequences:
- a CDS encoding DUF4268 domain-containing protein, which translates to MYSKQEAAQLKKEFWTIFGQYMTPVLSAEGERLSWVNYKTGEKNIFFRLHADNKKAVIAIELTHNGAGIQQLYFEQFLQLKKLLEDAVGEEWIWQLHTMDDCGKTISRIYTELQSVSIFTREDWPKLISFFKPRIVALDEFWSNVKYAFEAMR; encoded by the coding sequence GTGTATTCAAAACAAGAAGCCGCGCAACTGAAAAAAGAATTCTGGACAATCTTTGGGCAGTACATGACGCCGGTGCTCTCCGCCGAAGGCGAGAGACTTTCGTGGGTGAATTATAAAACCGGTGAAAAAAATATTTTCTTCCGGCTTCACGCCGACAATAAAAAAGCTGTCATCGCCATTGAGCTAACGCACAACGGCGCCGGTATTCAGCAACTTTATTTTGAACAGTTTCTGCAGCTAAAAAAACTTTTGGAAGATGCCGTAGGTGAAGAATGGATTTGGCAATTGCACACCATGGATGATTGCGGCAAAACCATTTCCCGCATTTATACCGAATTGCAAAGTGTTTCCATTTTTACAAGAGAAGACTGGCCAAAATTGATTTCATTTTTTAAGCCGCGCATTGTTGCGCTGGATGAATTCTGGAGCAACGTGAAGTATGCTTTTGAAGCCATGAGATGA
- a CDS encoding right-handed parallel beta-helix repeat-containing protein, whose translation MKAIHLVFFFLSTLPVFSQSYAVRDIKSFGAKGDGRTNDHDAFIKAADFFNKRGGNGKLIISKGLYKVGKQLFHQNTKDKPVYEGVDLLHFKNVANLTVEGSEKTEIKFSDGLKFGAFDPASGAAFDHGKNYFVNITYMASVGMGIWLEDCTNVQILNLRLNGNNPAIVLGGVYGDTGIQIPFSGIYITNSRKVRIKKVTSSYFGQDGIMIGNEKKSPNLPDEIVLEDSWFEYNCRQGLSWIGGNDLVATNCHFNHSGKSKHASMPGAGVDVEAEVGPISNGQFNRCEFVNNTGCAFVADSGPSSDCTLNDCTVWGVTNWSIWITKPRFTILNSRIYGSTAHAYTADNEKDATKFINCVFEDKPYKGQEPSGNFLIEENNARYLLFENCLMRSHKKKLVWFDQSANWKPEEKYQLINCKMEYLGDNLDENDWIGLFRNVRLINTTISATHPLAEKKKYWWAGTKVTLEGDKNVISIGKKLINW comes from the coding sequence ATGAAAGCCATCCATTTAGTTTTCTTTTTTCTTTCCACACTGCCTGTCTTTTCTCAATCCTACGCAGTAAGAGATATTAAATCATTTGGCGCAAAGGGCGATGGCAGAACCAACGACCATGACGCTTTTATTAAGGCGGCTGATTTTTTCAATAAAAGGGGAGGCAACGGGAAACTCATCATTTCAAAAGGCCTTTACAAAGTAGGCAAACAATTGTTTCATCAAAATACAAAGGATAAGCCTGTGTATGAAGGTGTGGATCTTTTGCATTTCAAAAACGTTGCAAACCTCACTGTTGAAGGAAGCGAAAAAACAGAAATCAAATTCAGCGACGGTTTGAAATTTGGCGCTTTTGATCCTGCAAGCGGCGCGGCTTTTGATCACGGTAAAAACTATTTTGTCAACATAACTTACATGGCCAGCGTAGGCATGGGCATTTGGCTGGAAGACTGTACGAACGTTCAAATTCTTAATCTTCGCCTGAATGGCAACAATCCAGCCATAGTTCTCGGCGGTGTTTACGGCGATACCGGCATTCAGATTCCATTTTCCGGTATTTACATCACCAATTCCCGAAAAGTCCGCATCAAAAAAGTCACATCAAGCTACTTTGGACAGGACGGCATCATGATTGGCAATGAAAAGAAGAGCCCGAACTTACCTGACGAAATTGTTCTGGAAGACAGTTGGTTCGAATACAACTGTCGGCAGGGTCTTTCTTGGATTGGAGGCAACGATTTGGTGGCCACTAACTGTCATTTCAATCATTCCGGTAAAAGTAAACACGCTTCGATGCCAGGAGCCGGCGTAGATGTGGAAGCCGAAGTCGGTCCAATTTCCAACGGTCAGTTTAACCGCTGCGAATTTGTCAACAATACGGGGTGCGCCTTCGTTGCTGACTCTGGCCCAAGCAGCGATTGCACGTTGAATGATTGCACCGTTTGGGGTGTCACCAACTGGTCGATATGGATAACCAAACCACGGTTCACTATACTCAATTCAAGAATTTACGGCTCTACGGCTCATGCTTACACAGCCGACAACGAGAAAGATGCAACAAAATTTATTAATTGTGTTTTTGAAGACAAGCCTTACAAAGGACAAGAGCCGAGCGGCAACTTTCTGATTGAAGAAAACAATGCCCGCTACCTGCTCTTTGAAAACTGCCTTATGCGATCACACAAGAAAAAGCTGGTCTGGTTTGATCAGAGCGCCAATTGGAAACCCGAAGAAAAATACCAGCTTATTAATTGCAAGATGGAATACTTAGGTGATAACCTTGATGAAAATGATTGGATAGGACTTTTTCGAAACGTTCGCCTGATAAATACAACTATATCTGCCACCCATCCGCTTGCTGAGAAAAAAAAATATTGGTGGGCAGGGACCAAGGTCACACTTGAAGGTGATAAGAACGTCATCAGCATTGGCAAAAAGCTAATCAACTGGTAA
- a CDS encoding MBL fold metallo-hydrolase, protein MDKKIVDRREVSATEERCIVNNIYAVAPGVWRMKDVFVNVFIIESQAQPGWVLVDTGLKSSVAKIKNMIAEVMEPGAKPQAIILTHGHFDHRGALQQLADEWRVPVYCHHMEMPYLTGKASYPPPDPTVGGGVMASMAFVYPSGPIDIQEHLRELPEDGSVPSLPDWHWLHTPGHTPGHISLFRESDGVLVAGDAVVTTKQESIFSVMTQKKVVSGPPKYFTPDWGAAARSVKELAALEPNVIVSGHGHAMYGQDARQALHKLARRFWQLGMPDHGRYVSEPALFNDEGPTYVPPKSPSYTLVKIVAATALVVIGYSLYRKKQKTLGKALMASSVGLLGLKLPTL, encoded by the coding sequence ATGGATAAAAAAATAGTTGATAGAAGAGAGGTTTCCGCAACGGAAGAGCGCTGTATCGTGAATAACATTTATGCCGTTGCGCCGGGTGTATGGCGCATGAAAGATGTGTTTGTGAATGTATTTATCATTGAGAGCCAGGCCCAGCCGGGCTGGGTGCTGGTGGATACAGGGTTAAAGTCATCTGTTGCCAAAATAAAAAACATGATTGCTGAAGTAATGGAGCCCGGTGCCAAGCCTCAGGCAATTATTCTTACACACGGCCATTTTGATCACCGGGGTGCGCTGCAACAATTGGCCGATGAATGGCGTGTACCGGTTTATTGTCATCACATGGAAATGCCATATCTCACTGGCAAAGCGTCTTACCCGCCACCCGACCCAACTGTTGGTGGTGGCGTTATGGCTTCGATGGCCTTTGTTTACCCCAGCGGTCCCATTGACATCCAGGAACACCTGAGGGAATTGCCTGAAGACGGCTCGGTGCCTTCGCTTCCCGATTGGCACTGGCTTCATACGCCTGGGCATACCCCGGGACACATCAGTTTGTTCCGCGAAAGCGATGGTGTATTGGTAGCCGGCGATGCTGTGGTAACAACCAAGCAGGAGTCTATCTTTTCGGTAATGACGCAGAAAAAAGTGGTGAGCGGACCGCCTAAATATTTTACACCCGACTGGGGTGCAGCGGCGCGTTCGGTAAAAGAATTGGCAGCTTTGGAGCCAAACGTTATTGTCAGCGGTCATGGACATGCCATGTACGGACAAGACGCGAGACAAGCCCTGCACAAACTGGCCCGCCGCTTCTGGCAACTGGGCATGCCCGACCACGGAAGGTACGTGAGCGAACCGGCTTTGTTTAATGACGAAGGCCCAACCTATGTTCCGCCCAAATCGCCCAGCTACACGTTGGTGAAGATTGTAGCCGCAACTGCTTTGGTCGTGATCGGCTATTCGCTTTACAGGAAAAAACAAAAAACATTGGGCAAGGCCTTGATGGCAAGTTCGGTGGGTTTGTTGGGCTTGAAACTGCCGACGCTGTGA